The Halopelagius inordinatus genomic interval TCGTAGTCGACGGCCGACTCGAACGCGAGGACGTCGTTTCCGTTGACCGAGATGGACTCCGACTCGCCGAGGTCGAGTATCTGGACCGTCTTGCCCCGGTCGGCGACGTAGACGCGGCCGCTTCCCTCCGCCTCCATGATCGGCGTCCCCTCGTTCGTCACCGCGTCCTTGACGAACCCGGTGAGTCCGCCCTCGGCCGACGACTTCCCGGTGAACGTCACGTCGCCGGTGTATCCGACCATCGACCCGGCTTTGATGAACACCGTGCCGTCGACCGGTACGTCCAACAGTCGCTTGTTCTGCGTCCGAAATCCGGCGTCGCCGTCGACCGGAGCGTTCGCTCGCGTGAACTCGTCTAACTCCATGGTGACAACCGATTGATCTGTATTCCGATTGTAACTTAGTTTCTTCGAACGGCGGCGTCACCGGTCGCACCGTGCCTCGCCCGAGAGCGAAAGAGAGTCCGCCGAGAGACCCGCGGTCGTTAGATGTAGCCCTCTTCGACGAGGAGTTCGCCGTTGAGAAGCGACGCGCCCGCCGCGCCGCGAATCGTGTTGTGAGCGAGGCAGTTGTACTTCAGACCGCCTGCGGTCTCCTGAATTCCGCCCGCCGAAATCTGCATCCCGTTCCCTCGTTCGCGGTCCAGGCGGGGTTGCGGCCGACTCGGGTCCTCGAAGACGTGGATGAGTTGCTCGGGCGAACTGTGCAGGTCCACGTTCGGGTAGTCGCGCATCGCTTCCGCGGCGTCTTCGGGCGAGACGTCCTCCGCCGTCTCGGCGAAGACGTTCTCTAAGTGGCCGTCGAGCGTCGGGATGCGGTTACAGGAGGCGGCGACGTCCATCTCGTGGAGGCTCAGTTCCGCGCCGTCGAAGTCGCCGAGCAGTTTCCGCGACTCCGTCTCCATCTTGCTCTCCTCGCCGCCGATGTGGGGGACGGCGTTGTCGATAATCTCCATCGACGTGACGCCCGAGTAGCCCGCACCGGAGACGGCCTGTAGCGTCGAGACGTGGACGTTCTCCAGTCCGAACCGGTCGAGGGCGGCCAGCGTCGGAACCATCGTGATGGTCGAACAGTTCGGGTTCTTCACGAGTGCGCCGTCCCATCCGCGTTCGTCCCGTTGCACCTCGATGAGTTCGAGGTGGCCCGGGTTCACCTCGGGGATGGTGAGGGGAACGTCCGGGGCCATCCGGTCGTTCGAGGAGTTCGAGGAGACGACGTACCCCTCGTGGAG includes:
- the asd gene encoding aspartate-semialdehyde dehydrogenase codes for the protein MAVRVGILGATGAVGQRFIQLLENHPTFELAALTASEASAGKTYGEAAKWRVNAPIPEDVAEMTVTETAPEAVPDDVDLLFSSLPSGVAADVEPGFLHEGYVVSSNSSNDRMAPDVPLTIPEVNPGHLELIEVQRDERGWDGALVKNPNCSTITMVPTLAALDRFGLENVHVSTLQAVSGAGYSGVTSMEIIDNAVPHIGGEESKMETESRKLLGDFDGAELSLHEMDVAASCNRIPTLDGHLENVFAETAEDVSPEDAAEAMRDYPNVDLHSSPEQLIHVFEDPSRPQPRLDRERGNGMQISAGGIQETAGGLKYNCLAHNTIRGAAGASLLNGELLVEEGYI
- a CDS encoding AIM24 family protein, translating into MELDEFTRANAPVDGDAGFRTQNKRLLDVPVDGTVFIKAGSMVGYTGDVTFTGKSSAEGGLTGFVKDAVTNEGTPIMEAEGSGRVYVADRGKTVQILDLGESESISVNGNDVLAFESAVDYEIDTVGSVSEAVSGGLTNVYLDGPGTVAVSTHGDPLVLTPPVVTDPDATVAWSTDLSPSLGTNKTFEIGQTSGETIQMEFEGPEGFVVVQPYEE